In a single window of the Acetivibrio clariflavus DSM 19732 genome:
- a CDS encoding Lrp/AsnC family transcriptional regulator has translation MEEILEILEKNSRATCEEIAVMLNKSVEEVRQAIKKYEDEGVILGYTSMINWEKTSKESVVALIEVKVTPQRGQGFDKVAERIYKFPEVKACYLMSGGFDLTVIVEGKTMKEVALFVAEKLSPLESVLSTSTHFVLKKYKDHGVVFEKDYKDDREAVIL, from the coding sequence ATGGAAGAAATTTTAGAGATTTTAGAAAAGAATAGCAGAGCGACATGTGAAGAAATAGCGGTTATGCTGAATAAAAGTGTTGAAGAAGTCAGGCAGGCAATAAAGAAATACGAAGATGAAGGTGTTATTTTAGGATATACATCAATGATAAACTGGGAAAAGACTTCAAAAGAAAGTGTAGTGGCATTAATAGAGGTAAAAGTTACTCCTCAGAGGGGACAGGGGTTTGATAAGGTTGCAGAACGTATATATAAATTCCCTGAGGTAAAGGCATGTTATTTGATGTCCGGAGGATTTGACTTGACCGTTATTGTTGAAGGAAAAACGATGAAAGAAGTGGCTTTGTTTGTTGCGGAAAAATTATCTCCTTTAGAGTCAGTGCTTAGCACATCCACTCATTTTGTATTGAAAAAATATAAGGATCATGGAGTGGTATTTGAAAAAGATTACAAGGACGACAGGGAGGCAGTTATATTATGA
- a CDS encoding stalk domain-containing protein, with translation MKKIIILALILLLCVLFSINVYAGNQLKLFYNNKFINLSQEIIVRGNEYFVNAKELTAVIGTSCKIDMSKKELTIKTADSTLHYDIKTYDYTIVDASSISHNFPELINQTVYLPFTFISEFYNVNIKYDKKANLLYFFPKDSKIESFANSKYYYTLKIPENLYLSLDESYDNFDVSSISIVNEDNTFSASIICDPVTKTTIKNMRFLLSDYDSPDNYIFDRIIEYKQSYFRSLMESYKNEFLFGNSDKLLSESNIKIIRDYSEKLYGQNSNIILFNTISSNKFINTEDTNLIITIPSYENETIYSLSFSMPKGTLDSRNISNIMQIIEGLTIDNLENQEKIPEVLYDRDSIEASNRGIYPNPAAHEKEYKLLEDTLNFYNIKYPSHYIPYLQNNFIDNHSYRSFKINHTTSFSVTVEHLVGTPDKIMNKINFLKSYYGSKIFVKNIKDENINGNSFTVFEYELENNYTKEFITNYYISNGIRVYTIQLKSLMSKPSEDVLTEFRKIVASFEFTTQQSQKEINRTISFVKFFNERNGYSIFYPDNWSIQDSSQDINYDLIEITNPNFSGPLSIIINESEYTAKLTATELLRYLTGYDSSLGKYFKNYITPYTNKTYKLLNSSIVTNNDVTIIYKLVNYIDDGDRYKMCYSIDLVKNNKINSLFISASEYLFQDGVLADRDLNYILEFMTKSFQIEEKEDDQINIAAVEEKNEKIVFIENSLKKVFGDPTTISFAKNLESEKDVLVYVSNTPRSGAYRIYFDYNHKAIQVVSRVLTSDIEKSAKEKMMDLLKDKYIHDLSINSYDMTITVKYSETSYSSPEIKTYYILCTPSKKGYTIDFVRKLDIQSVKEICKTFLDNQYLTDVQINLPKNYSYSNENGNKYFYEKRIIPIYAEFDGQSGHFYLEIDPVTDSVKILEYISSTELKEKIEEHYYLMDPTSKVESFQPAKLDNFSFDVTVTSQTDNMLKEVIYMYYDKELVFLSKDPYFSGILVQK, from the coding sequence ATGAAAAAAATCATTATATTAGCACTTATTTTGCTGTTATGTGTGCTATTTTCAATCAATGTATATGCCGGAAATCAATTGAAATTATTTTATAACAATAAGTTTATCAATTTAAGTCAGGAAATAATCGTCAGAGGTAATGAATACTTTGTCAATGCAAAGGAACTCACTGCTGTTATCGGTACCAGCTGTAAGATTGATATGTCCAAAAAAGAACTGACTATAAAAACAGCAGATTCCACCTTACATTACGATATAAAAACTTATGATTACACTATAGTGGATGCCTCGTCCATATCCCACAATTTTCCTGAACTTATCAACCAAACAGTATACCTTCCCTTTACTTTTATATCAGAGTTTTACAACGTTAACATAAAATATGACAAAAAAGCCAATTTGCTTTATTTCTTCCCTAAAGACAGCAAAATCGAATCTTTTGCTAACAGTAAATATTATTATACCCTAAAAATTCCGGAGAATCTTTATCTTTCCCTGGATGAATCCTATGACAATTTTGATGTCAGTTCTATTTCCATCGTAAATGAAGACAATACCTTCTCAGCTTCAATAATTTGTGACCCGGTAACAAAAACCACTATCAAAAATATGAGATTTTTATTGTCCGATTATGATTCACCGGATAATTACATATTTGACAGGATAATTGAATATAAGCAAAGCTATTTCAGATCCCTCATGGAATCTTACAAAAATGAGTTTCTTTTTGGAAACTCAGACAAACTCTTAAGTGAATCCAATATAAAAATTATCCGGGATTATTCGGAAAAGTTATATGGACAGAATTCAAACATCATTTTGTTTAATACTATAAGTTCAAACAAGTTTATAAACACGGAAGATACCAATTTAATCATAACAATACCTTCCTATGAAAACGAAACTATTTACTCACTGAGTTTCTCAATGCCGAAAGGTACTCTTGACAGCCGTAATATCAGCAATATAATGCAAATAATTGAAGGTCTCACCATCGACAATCTTGAAAATCAGGAAAAAATTCCCGAAGTACTCTATGACCGTGATTCAATAGAGGCTTCCAACAGAGGAATTTATCCAAATCCTGCTGCCCATGAAAAAGAATATAAGCTTTTAGAGGATACATTAAACTTTTACAATATTAAGTATCCTTCCCACTATATTCCCTATTTACAAAATAACTTCATTGACAATCACAGCTATCGCAGCTTTAAAATAAACCACACCACATCCTTTTCCGTTACCGTAGAGCACTTAGTGGGAACTCCCGACAAAATTATGAATAAAATCAATTTTCTCAAATCTTACTACGGCAGCAAAATTTTCGTTAAAAACATAAAGGATGAAAATATTAACGGCAACAGTTTCACTGTATTTGAATATGAACTTGAAAATAACTACACCAAAGAATTTATAACCAATTATTATATATCCAATGGAATTCGGGTATATACAATACAGCTAAAGAGTCTGATGTCAAAACCTTCGGAAGATGTCTTAACCGAGTTTCGAAAAATAGTAGCTTCCTTTGAATTTACAACACAGCAAAGCCAAAAAGAAATAAACAGAACCATATCTTTTGTCAAGTTTTTTAACGAGCGTAATGGATATTCCATATTTTATCCTGATAATTGGAGTATTCAAGACAGTTCCCAGGATATTAACTATGACCTTATTGAAATTACCAATCCCAATTTCTCAGGTCCTTTAAGCATTATTATAAATGAATCGGAATACACTGCAAAACTTACTGCCACAGAACTGCTGCGATACTTGACAGGCTACGATTCCAGCCTTGGAAAGTATTTCAAAAACTATATAACACCATATACCAATAAGACTTATAAATTGTTAAACAGCAGTATTGTAACCAATAATGATGTGACAATAATATACAAGCTGGTCAACTATATTGATGACGGTGACCGGTACAAAATGTGTTATTCCATTGACCTTGTAAAAAACAACAAGATTAATTCCCTGTTTATTTCCGCCAGTGAATATTTATTCCAAGACGGCGTTTTGGCAGACAGAGATCTTAATTATATTTTGGAATTCATGACCAAAAGCTTTCAAATTGAAGAAAAAGAAGATGATCAAATTAATATTGCTGCTGTCGAAGAAAAAAATGAAAAAATAGTATTTATTGAAAACTCTCTCAAAAAAGTTTTCGGTGACCCTACTACTATAAGCTTTGCAAAAAATCTGGAATCCGAAAAAGATGTTCTTGTTTATGTAAGCAACACCCCCAGATCCGGAGCATACAGAATATATTTCGACTATAATCACAAGGCAATTCAAGTAGTATCAAGAGTTCTGACCAGCGATATTGAAAAATCAGCTAAAGAAAAGATGATGGATTTATTGAAAGATAAATACATACATGACCTATCGATAAACAGTTATGATATGACCATAACTGTAAAATACTCAGAAACCTCTTATTCTTCTCCGGAAATCAAAACTTATTACATACTCTGCACTCCATCAAAAAAAGGATATACCATTGACTTTGTAAGAAAACTGGATATCCAGAGTGTTAAGGAAATATGCAAAACCTTCCTTGACAATCAATACTTAACAGATGTTCAAATCAATCTGCCTAAAAACTACAGCTATTCAAACGAAAACGGAAACAAATATTTTTATGAAAAACGCATTATCCCTATATACGCAGAATTTGACGGCCAATCCGGGCATTTTTATCTGGAAATTGACCCAGTAACTGACTCTGTAAAAATATTAGAGTACATTTCAAGTACTGAGTTGAAAGAAAAAATTGAAGAGCATTATTACTTAATGGATCCAACTTCGAAAGTTGAAAGTTTTCAGCCTGCCAAGCTTGACAACTTTTCCTTCGATGTGACAGTAACTTCTCAAACCGATAATATGTTAAAAGAAGTAATATATATGTACTACGACAAAGAATTGGTCTTTCTTTCAAAAGATCCATACTTCTCGGGAATTCTTGTACAGAAATAA
- a CDS encoding Rossmann-like and DUF2520 domain-containing protein translates to MDLREVSAMNVGIIGAGRLGSAFAVALNKIGACVGGIYSRSEESSRLLCRKVGIETENSMEAAVRNSDAILLAVSDNHIGNVAAEIASCINKKYIEGKIFLHLSGALTSEILKPLEDLGAFTGSFHPIQTFADRDNGWKKLFNCFFGFEGCIEAKKYAEAIVEKLEGKLILIEKEQKNLYHAAACIISNYTVTLFHIMHQLLVKAGMDENTAADAFLPLLKNTVDNIEKLGYINALTGPISRGDHKVIEKHIDSLLKEIPEYEAIYRMLGKYTLDVADKRGSISNEDKKKLIELLET, encoded by the coding sequence TTGGATTTGCGGGAGGTTTCTGCAATGAATGTTGGAATAATAGGTGCAGGAAGGCTGGGCAGCGCTTTTGCTGTTGCTTTGAATAAAATAGGAGCTTGTGTTGGCGGTATTTACAGCAGAAGTGAGGAATCGAGCAGATTACTTTGCCGGAAAGTCGGAATTGAGACGGAAAACAGTATGGAGGCTGCTGTTAGAAATTCTGACGCAATCCTTTTGGCAGTATCTGATAATCATATAGGCAATGTTGCTGCTGAAATTGCGTCTTGCATAAATAAAAAGTATATTGAAGGGAAAATTTTTCTGCATTTAAGCGGTGCTCTGACTTCGGAAATATTAAAACCTTTAGAGGATTTGGGTGCCTTTACCGGTTCTTTTCACCCAATACAGACTTTTGCTGACAGGGATAACGGCTGGAAAAAGCTTTTTAATTGTTTTTTTGGGTTTGAAGGATGCATTGAAGCAAAAAAATATGCTGAAGCAATAGTGGAAAAACTTGAAGGAAAACTTATATTAATTGAAAAAGAACAAAAAAATTTATATCATGCTGCTGCATGTATTATATCCAATTATACGGTTACCCTTTTTCATATTATGCATCAATTACTTGTAAAGGCCGGTATGGATGAAAATACAGCAGCTGATGCTTTCTTGCCGCTATTGAAAAACACTGTGGATAATATTGAAAAGTTAGGATATATAAATGCCCTGACAGGACCTATTTCCCGGGGTGACCATAAGGTTATTGAAAAACATATCGATTCTCTGCTAAAGGAAATTCCGGAGTATGAAGCAATATACAGGATGCTGGGGAAATATACCCTTGATGTGGCAGATAAAAGAGGCAGTATTTCCAACGAAGATAAGAAAAAATTAATTGAATTACTGGAAACATAG
- a CDS encoding Cof-type HAD-IIB family hydrolase translates to MYKMIAIDLDGTLLNSNKEISQENKKYIKYAVEKGIKVLICSGRIYAGAKVFAEQLAIEGPMVVCNGAMIRDVKTDKVYYSNMLSKEDCVRVVDLLSKEGIYFHTYIDDVMYAEKLDYAALYYMIKSKDLRSDFRVDVKVVESVKDVIINSTYEPAKIVVMSSELEELNRVRRYVEDIDTIEVVSSNYDNFEILNRGVSKGKALEIVSQEFNIDRKEILAIGDNENDCSMLEYAGFSVAMGNAEDKVKKICDFVAPSNDEDGVAYAIKKFVL, encoded by the coding sequence ATGTATAAAATGATAGCTATTGATCTTGATGGTACACTGTTAAATTCCAATAAGGAAATTTCGCAAGAGAATAAGAAATATATAAAATATGCTGTTGAAAAGGGAATAAAAGTCTTAATTTGCTCCGGTAGGATATATGCCGGGGCAAAAGTATTTGCCGAGCAGTTGGCTATAGAAGGACCGATGGTAGTTTGTAACGGTGCCATGATAAGAGATGTCAAAACCGATAAAGTGTATTATTCAAACATGCTTTCAAAGGAAGACTGTGTTAGGGTTGTAGACTTACTTAGCAAAGAGGGGATTTATTTTCATACCTATATTGATGATGTTATGTATGCTGAAAAGCTTGATTATGCTGCTTTGTATTATATGATAAAGAGTAAGGATTTAAGAAGTGATTTCCGTGTTGATGTAAAGGTGGTTGAATCGGTAAAGGATGTAATAATTAATAGCACTTACGAACCTGCCAAAATTGTTGTTATGTCGTCTGAATTGGAGGAGCTAAACAGAGTTAGAAGATATGTGGAGGATATCGATACTATTGAGGTGGTTAGCTCAAATTACGATAATTTTGAGATTTTGAACCGGGGTGTAAGCAAGGGTAAGGCTTTGGAAATTGTTTCCCAAGAGTTTAATATTGATCGTAAAGAGATTCTTGCCATTGGGGATAATGAGAATGACTGTTCAATGCTTGAGTATGCCGGATTTAGTGTAGCTATGGGAAATGCCGAAGATAAAGTGAAAAAAATTTGTGATTTTGTTGCACCTTCAAATGATGAAGACGGTGTGGCCTATGCCATAAAAAAATTCGTACTATAA
- a CDS encoding helix-turn-helix domain-containing protein — protein sequence MSFASMLKQLREQSRLSQKDIADYLGITRQAVASYELAKRDPDYEILKKLADYFGVSIDYILGRSKCRDVNALTVGNNIDLIRGNFTYQELSKDISEKVGALIFPDMLEKYAKGERMPFVGTIKILAKYAQVRDSFFYRYNTPETYEKEKELYLRELSQQKEAEKAEEASNILDMFDDDIRRWIVKESSIPYIRLAKEIQEAGLPVEVLKPLVESIKNNSKTSN from the coding sequence ATGTCTTTTGCGTCAATGCTTAAACAACTTAGAGAACAAAGTCGGTTATCCCAGAAAGATATAGCTGACTATTTAGGCATTACGCGCCAGGCAGTAGCTTCCTATGAACTTGCGAAAAGAGATCCTGATTATGAAATTCTCAAAAAGCTTGCCGATTATTTTGGAGTTTCCATTGATTATATCCTGGGAAGATCAAAATGCAGAGATGTAAATGCACTAACTGTGGGAAATAATATAGATTTGATAAGAGGTAATTTTACGTATCAAGAGTTGTCAAAGGATATCAGCGAGAAGGTAGGAGCATTAATATTTCCCGACATGTTGGAGAAATATGCAAAAGGAGAGAGAATGCCTTTTGTAGGTACTATTAAAATTCTTGCTAAATATGCACAGGTAAGAGATTCGTTTTTTTACCGTTATAATACCCCAGAAACCTATGAGAAAGAAAAAGAACTGTATCTTCGAGAGTTAAGCCAGCAAAAAGAGGCAGAAAAAGCTGAAGAGGCTTCAAATATATTGGATATGTTTGATGACGATATCAGAAGATGGATTGTCAAGGAAAGCAGTATTCCGTATATTAGATTGGCAAAAGAGATACAAGAGGCAGGACTTCCTGTGGAAGTACTAAAGCCGTTGGTGGAAAGCATAAAGAATAATAGCAAGACTTCCAATTAG
- a CDS encoding aminotransferase class I/II-fold pyridoxal phosphate-dependent enzyme, whose protein sequence is MNIRDMLVPAVRDLPPSGIRKFFDLVNEMKDAISLSIGEPDFVTPWRIREAGIYSLEKGHTHYSPNSGFIELREEICRYLKRRYNLDYCPKTQVIATVGGSEAIDLALRALVGPGDEVILPEPSFVAYKACIRLTGATPVIVNLRAEDQFKLTPELLEGAITPKTKVLILPFPNNPTGAIMTKEDLDKIVEVLRDKDIIVLSDEIYSELTYESEHVSIASYPEMKDKTIYINGFSKAYAMTGWRLGYALGHPDLIAAMYKIHQYAIMCSPTTAQYAAIEALKNGDEDVQAMRREYNRRRRVVLDGVRNAGLECFEPFGAFYIFPSIKSTNMSSNEFCENLLMEEKVAVVPGVAFGDCGEGFVRVCYSNSMENIVEALKRIKRFVERHR, encoded by the coding sequence ATGAATATAAGGGATATGTTGGTTCCGGCAGTCCGGGATTTGCCTCCTTCGGGAATCAGGAAATTTTTTGATTTGGTAAATGAAATGAAAGATGCCATATCTTTGAGTATTGGAGAGCCGGATTTTGTTACGCCATGGCGTATAAGGGAGGCAGGTATATATTCACTGGAGAAGGGGCATACTCACTATTCTCCCAATTCAGGATTTATAGAACTTCGTGAGGAAATATGCCGGTATTTAAAGAGAAGATATAATTTGGATTACTGTCCCAAAACTCAGGTTATTGCCACGGTAGGCGGAAGTGAAGCTATTGACCTTGCTCTAAGAGCCCTTGTTGGGCCTGGAGATGAGGTAATACTTCCCGAACCTAGTTTTGTAGCTTACAAAGCTTGTATACGTTTGACAGGAGCTACACCGGTAATAGTTAATCTGAGAGCTGAAGACCAGTTCAAACTTACACCCGAGCTTTTGGAAGGGGCCATAACTCCAAAAACTAAAGTGCTTATTTTACCGTTTCCCAATAACCCTACCGGTGCAATAATGACAAAAGAAGACCTCGATAAGATTGTCGAGGTATTGAGAGATAAAGATATTATAGTACTTTCCGATGAAATATACTCGGAACTTACATATGAGAGTGAGCATGTCTCTATAGCAAGCTATCCTGAAATGAAGGATAAAACCATATATATAAACGGTTTTTCCAAGGCATATGCCATGACAGGATGGAGACTGGGGTATGCTTTAGGACATCCTGATTTAATTGCCGCAATGTATAAGATACACCAATACGCAATAATGTGTTCTCCTACAACTGCCCAGTATGCAGCTATAGAAGCATTGAAAAACGGCGATGAAGATGTTCAGGCTATGAGAAGAGAATATAACAGAAGAAGAAGAGTTGTGCTCGATGGAGTTAGAAATGCCGGGCTGGAATGTTTTGAACCTTTCGGTGCATTTTACATATTTCCGTCCATAAAATCTACCAATATGAGCTCCAATGAGTTCTGTGAGAATTTGCTGATGGAGGAAAAAGTGGCTGTTGTACCGGGAGTTGCCTTTGGTGATTGCGGTGAAGGTTTTGTAAGGGTTTGTTATTCAAATTCCATGGAAAATATAGTAGAGGCTTTAAAAAGGATAAAGAGGTTTGTGGAAAGACATAGGTGA
- the larC gene encoding nickel pincer cofactor biosynthesis protein LarC: MRVLYFDCFSGISGDMVLGALMDLGVDEEAFRRELAKLNLSGYSIVFEKKLKNSISVTDVNVILEENHNHNHGHGHEHEHGHGHNARNLNDIEKIIDSSDLNSNVKQFSKKVFREIAKAEAKVHNKPVEEIHFHEVGAIDSIVDIVGAAICIDLLKIDRVYSSPLHDGKGFVDCQHGRLPVPVPAVLEMLAESNIPYIVEDVNTEMVTPTGIGIIKCLAGGFGNMPVMSVERVGYGAGKRDTGRFNALRCIMGTMDEEVNGDRVIVLNTNIDDMNPEILGFVLDKLFEAGALDVYYTPVYMKKNRPAVELTVLCSEDKEQTVVDIILKETTTLGIRRTFAERYKMDREIVKVSTRYGDVKVKVSKFGEFKKFAPEYEDCREIALNKNVPLWEVYNEVYKKGI; the protein is encoded by the coding sequence ATGAGAGTATTGTATTTTGATTGTTTTTCCGGTATCAGCGGAGATATGGTACTAGGTGCTCTGATGGACCTTGGAGTTGATGAAGAGGCTTTCAGACGAGAATTGGCCAAACTGAATCTTTCGGGTTACAGTATTGTATTTGAAAAGAAGCTTAAAAACTCAATTTCAGTAACCGATGTAAATGTGATTCTGGAGGAAAATCACAACCACAATCACGGACATGGCCATGAGCATGAGCATGGGCACGGTCATAATGCCAGAAATCTCAACGATATTGAAAAAATTATAGATTCCAGTGATTTAAACAGTAATGTAAAACAGTTCAGCAAGAAGGTATTCAGGGAAATTGCAAAAGCTGAGGCAAAGGTGCATAACAAGCCGGTTGAAGAGATACATTTTCATGAGGTGGGTGCGATTGACTCTATAGTGGATATTGTCGGTGCAGCCATATGCATCGACCTGCTTAAAATAGACAGGGTTTATTCTTCACCTCTCCATGACGGGAAGGGTTTTGTGGATTGTCAGCACGGCAGGCTTCCCGTACCGGTACCTGCTGTTTTGGAAATGCTTGCAGAAAGCAATATACCCTATATTGTGGAGGATGTAAACACGGAAATGGTTACTCCTACAGGCATCGGTATTATAAAGTGCCTTGCCGGCGGATTCGGTAACATGCCGGTAATGTCCGTTGAAAGGGTTGGATACGGTGCAGGAAAAAGAGACACTGGACGTTTTAATGCCTTAAGGTGCATTATGGGAACTATGGACGAAGAAGTTAACGGGGATAGGGTAATTGTGCTGAATACCAATATTGACGATATGAATCCCGAAATACTGGGATTTGTATTGGATAAACTTTTTGAAGCCGGGGCGTTGGATGTATATTATACTCCTGTTTATATGAAAAAGAACCGGCCTGCTGTAGAACTTACCGTATTATGTAGTGAGGATAAGGAACAAACTGTTGTGGATATAATTTTAAAAGAGACTACAACTTTGGGGATAAGAAGAACCTTTGCCGAAAGATACAAAATGGACAGGGAGATTGTTAAAGTGAGTACTCGGTATGGTGATGTAAAGGTCAAAGTGTCAAAGTTTGGAGAATTCAAAAAATTTGCGCCGGAGTATGAGGATTGCAGAGAGATTGCCCTAAATAAAAACGTGCCTCTGTGGGAAGTGTATAATGAAGTATATAAGAAAGGAATTTAG
- the larB gene encoding nickel pincer cofactor biosynthesis protein LarB: MDSESLKKILENVRSGKLSVDEALAELKNLPFEDLGFAKVDHHRNIRNGYPEVIYCEGKTLDQIKRIVEKLMQKNNNIMATRASVEVYESIRQITDDAVYYEDARIVVVKKRDIGKSSKMIAVVTAGTSDIPVAEEAAVTCETMGQWVERVYDVGVAGIHRLFAKADVIMKANVIIVVAGMEGALASVVSGFVDRPVIAVPTSVGYGANFGGLSALLTMLNSCAAGIGVVNIDNGFGAGFLATLINKD, encoded by the coding sequence ATGGATTCGGAATCTCTAAAAAAAATACTGGAAAATGTTAGAAGCGGAAAACTGAGTGTGGATGAAGCTTTAGCCGAACTTAAAAATTTGCCTTTTGAGGATTTGGGATTTGCAAAGGTGGACCACCATAGAAATATACGAAACGGCTATCCTGAGGTTATATACTGTGAAGGTAAAACCCTTGACCAAATTAAAAGGATTGTGGAAAAGTTGATGCAAAAGAACAACAATATAATGGCTACAAGAGCGTCGGTCGAGGTTTATGAAAGTATACGGCAGATAACTGATGATGCTGTTTATTATGAGGATGCAAGAATTGTTGTTGTCAAAAAAAGGGATATTGGGAAATCCTCCAAAATGATTGCGGTGGTTACCGCCGGGACTTCGGATATTCCTGTGGCCGAAGAAGCTGCCGTTACTTGTGAGACAATGGGACAGTGGGTTGAAAGAGTATATGACGTTGGAGTTGCAGGCATACACAGACTTTTTGCCAAAGCCGATGTTATTATGAAAGCCAATGTTATTATTGTGGTGGCCGGAATGGAAGGGGCTCTGGCAAGTGTAGTTAGCGGATTTGTGGACAGGCCCGTAATAGCCGTTCCTACCAGTGTAGGATATGGGGCAAATTTCGGAGGTTTGTCCGCATTGCTTACCATGCTCAACAGTTGTGCAGCAGGTATCGGAGTGGTAAACATTGATAACGGATTTGGAGCAGGATTTCTTGCAACATTGATAAATAAAGACTAG
- the prfB gene encoding peptide chain release factor 2 (programmed frameshift), protein MLELEQLKLEIDGFEDVLKEMGASLDIAKISNEIEELEHKTLEPDFWNDVENSQKILQRIKTLKDKVERYNKLTQEWEDVRTLCELGMEEEDDSVLSEVEESFKKFKKDFETLRLETLLTGPYDKNNAILTLHAGAGGTEAQDWVQMLLRMFTRWAEKKGFTVKILDILDGEEAGIKSVTINVIGENAYGYLKSEKGIHRLVRISPFDASGRRHTSFASCDVMPELSDDIEININPEDLKIDTYRASGAGGQHINKTESAVRITHIPTGIVVSCQTERSQFQNKDTAMKMLKAKLLELKEREKKEKIEELKGVQMEIAWGSQIRSYVFCPYTLVKDHRTNYEQINVDDVMDGDLDGFINSYLIHCNSAS, encoded by the exons TTGTTGGAATTGGAACAGTTAAAGTTGGAGATTGACGGATTTGAGGATGTTTTAAAGGAAATGGGGGCTTCTCTT GACATCGCTAAAATAAGCAACGAAATCGAAGAGTTGGAACATAAAACATTGGAGCCGGATTTTTGGAATGATGTTGAGAATTCGCAAAAGATATTACAGAGAATTAAGACCTTGAAAGACAAGGTGGAAAGATATAATAAACTGACTCAGGAATGGGAAGATGTAAGAACCCTGTGCGAACTTGGAATGGAAGAAGAGGACGACAGTGTATTGTCCGAAGTTGAGGAGAGCTTTAAAAAGTTTAAAAAGGATTTTGAAACATTGAGATTGGAAACTTTACTGACAGGTCCCTATGACAAGAACAATGCTATATTGACGCTTCATGCTGGAGCGGGAGGGACTGAAGCACAGGATTGGGTTCAAATGTTACTTAGAATGTTTACCCGCTGGGCTGAGAAAAAAGGTTTTACAGTTAAAATTTTAGACATTCTTGATGGAGAAGAGGCCGGAATTAAAAGTGTTACTATTAATGTCATAGGTGAGAATGCCTATGGATATTTGAAGTCTGAAAAGGGAATACACAGACTTGTGCGCATTTCACCCTTTGATGCTTCGGGAAGGAGGCATACATCATTTGCTTCCTGCGATGTAATGCCGGAACTGAGCGATGATATTGAAATAAATATAAATCCGGAAGATTTAAAAATAGATACCTACCGTGCCAGCGGTGCAGGAGGTCAGCATATCAATAAAACAGAATCGGCAGTGAGAATTACACATATTCCCACTGGTATAGTTGTATCATGCCAAACCGAGCGGTCTCAATTTCAGAACAAGGATACCGCTATGAAGATGTTGAAAGCAAAGCTTCTCGAACTTAAGGAACGGGAGAAAAAGGAGAAGATAGAAGAATTGAAAGGTGTCCAGATGGAGATTGCCTGGGGAAGCCAAATAAGGTCTTATGTATTTTGCCCTTATACATTGGTCAAAGACCATAGGACGAATTATGAGCAAATAAACGTGGATGATGTTATGGATGGAGACTTGGATGGCTTTATAAACTCATATTTGATACATTGCAATTCAGCTTCCTGA
- a CDS encoding aspartyl-phosphate phosphatase Spo0E family protein, which yields MTKIENLREKLHNVMDHGDGCEILAISQELDDLIVLYMKLQLSTRTDFSL from the coding sequence TTGACTAAAATTGAAAATCTTAGGGAAAAGTTACATAATGTTATGGATCACGGTGATGGCTGTGAAATCCTAGCTATCAGCCAGGAACTGGATGATCTCATAGTTCTCTATATGAAGCTTCAGTTAAGTACCAGAACAGATTTTTCCTTGTAA